In Chiloscyllium punctatum isolate Juve2018m chromosome 39, sChiPun1.3, whole genome shotgun sequence, the genomic stretch TCAATCATACCAATTGTACACTACTGTTAACTTACACATCATTGCCACTGTCTTTGTGAGTCAGTTTCTGCTCCACTGCATGGAGAGCTGCCTCCAGTGAGCTGCTTGTCTGTTCTAGTCGTTGATGAACCAGGGAAGCTAACGGAGCTTCTGCTGTGGGTTTTGTAAGTACTCCTGCCGTCAATGCTGCCTTCCCGGTAGCTGGATTCGTGGTCCGTGCAGGCCCCAGTTGCTGTATGGGAGTTGTGGTAGTGACAAGGTTCCCCCCAGCCTGTGGAAGCTTGCTCCCTGTGGGCCTGCTGAATGGCAGCCCTCGTGCTGTTGTGGACTTTGGGGACACTGGTGACGTGGGTAACAGCGACGGATTTTGGCTGAACTCTGAAAAGGGAGAGCAAAATAAAATTAACCAACAGCCTGAATCTCAAAATCAGTGTCAAGAGGTACATTCTCAAAGAAGCACCTTTCACAAAACTCGCAGAGTTACACAGCTGAGGGAGTACTTCCGATGAAGAGAGTTCTGGGAGATGACGCATCGTGGTAATGTCAGCCATAATTCAGTTCACATTCCAGCTGACATTCAACTTCCATAAAtgaaagcagtttttttttaagattagattaaattccctacagtgtggaatcaggtccttcagcccaaccagtccacgctgaccctccgaagagtaacgaacacagacccattgccctacctttatattttacccctgaccaatgcgactaacatgcacatccctgaacacaatgggcaattcatttaatctgcacatctttggaatgtgggaagaagcccacactgacagggagaatgtacaaactccactgagtacaaactcagttgcctgaggtgggaatcgaacctgggtccctggcactgtgaggtagcagtgctaaccactaagccaccatgtcaCCATTAAAAACTAGTTTCAGTAGTGATGACTATGCAACCATTGCCACGAAAAACCGATCTGGGTCAGTAATATCGTTCAGGGGAGGAATCTGCCACCCTGACCTGGCTGGTCCAAACTCCCAGCAATGTGCTTCACTCTTGTCTACTCCCTGGAATAACACCCTCGGTTCAAGGGCAAGTTGGGAAATGCAACAAATCCAGCCTTCCCAGAAACACCTgcctcactctggggaaaaaataaaatggaaaaaAGAAAACCTGTGTTCACGCGGACGGAAGCAGCCTTCACTTTGCACACAGGAAggttgactctatgactctaagatcccACCATCAGCAAATAATGACCAGGTCGCTAATCATGGTCTCAGCCAAAACGGGAGAATTAATGGCTAGGACCAGAACATTGGAAGAACACCCCCCTCATCCAAACACAAATTCTGGAAATTGTTCCTAGCTCCCCTCCACCTATTTCACCTGAAGGAGCCTCCTCTgccagtgccgcactccctcagcactgaccctgtcacagtgcggcactccctcagcactgaccctgtcacagtgcggcactccctcagcactgaccctgtcacagtgcggcactccctcagcactgaccctctgacagtgcggcactccctcagcactgaccctctgacagtgcggcactccctcagcactgaccctctgacagtacggcactccctcagcactgaccctctgacagtgcagcactccctcagcactgaccctctgacagtgcggaaaaccctcagcactgaccctgtcacagtgcagcactccctcagcgctgaccctctgacagtgcagcactccctcagcactgaccctctgacagtgcagcactccctcagcactgaccctctgacagtgcagcactccctcagcacagactctctgacagtgcagcactcactcagtatggaatctgtgacagtgtggcattccctcagtactgactctcagacagtgcagcattcccttagTGCTGCATTGCCCTGTCAATCTTAATGCTGAAGTCTCTGGGCAGGGACTGAAGTAAGCTTCTCCAGACAATGGGTGTCAGCAGGCTATTGGACTGTGACAGGAATCACAGTACGGTCTGGCTGTCTCTAACTAACATTCACACTTGCACTCTGGTCAACCAGCTCGCTGACACTGGCGCCGATGGCTTTGCTCCCTTTGAGATGCTTGGAGTGTGGCCCCAGCTTTGGAGTGTTTGGCTGTCTGGAATGACTCAGCATCGCTGAGGGTATCCATTACTGGGACTGCGCTGGAAAGCAGGGATCCTGATTCTAGACTGGCACAAAGGTTACCCATTCTCTCTAATAAAACCACGTGTGAAGTAATTACCTTTTGTTGGTCCCTTGGGAAGAGAAGGCCTGgtagaaacaggggcaggtcctGTCTGTTTGGGAGTCTGTTGGAGATAGGAGAGGGCTGGTTTAGGGGAGAGCGGAGGCTTCAGCGTCTTCTTGGTTCCTTTCTCTAAAGACTGCAGACTCCGCTCGATCTCAGCGATTCTGAACTCCACGCAGGCATCATCGTCCAAGTCAGATTTGCTGTGGGGCTTGGCCTGGGGCCTACAGTCTACAATGTTTACAGCCTGGGCGTCTGCATACCGCGGTCCCTGCATCAGCACGTGGGGCTGCGGGACAGCGACGGGAGCTTGCATCAGCTCCTTCTCTTTGGGCTTGTGCCGCCGTTTGACCGTGTCAGACTCAGTCAGGTTGAATTCAGGAAGCTCTGGCTGCTTGGCGGCTGGGCCCATTATCGGAGCTGTCCCATTGCCCTCGGGAGCCTGACTCCCCTCCCCGGTGTCTCCAGCCATCACAGTTACAGCATTGGCAGGGCCAGCAGAGGCCCCATTTCCCTCTTCTTTGACCCCACTGTTGATCTTTGGCCTTTGCTTGATGGTCAAAATGCCCTCCTCTGCAAAAGGAATGCACTCGCTGGAGCTGTTTTGAGAGGATGATGAAGTCTCGAGATCTCCTCTCATCGTTTTGGCCTCATCCTCAGCGTCCGACTTTGGCTCCTCCCTGTCAGGTTGGGAGGTCTGGGTGATCACAGCTGGTTCGAGGCTGACTCCAGGCTCACTGACTGTACGTCGCCTGTTAGTGGAGTCCCTCACTTTCTCATGGGACCTCATCACCTCCTTACTCAGCACAGAGCTGGCTCCGCAATGGTCAGGGGTCTTGGGAATGCTGTCCAGGTTCTCCCACTTCTCCAGTCTGGAAAGCTTCAGCAAGGCCATGGCTTTGGGATGACCACCAGGGGAGCTGTTCATCTCCAATTTGGCCGCGAGACTCCGGACACTGCCAGCGCCGCCGTTTGCCAGCTCTTCACCAGCTTCCTGTTTGACAGGGAGCCCATCGACCAGGTCAGGGGCGTTCCGGGTGACGGTGGCAGAGTCAGGGATGTGCTCCCGCTCAGCTTCCTGACCCTGGCAGCTGGATACAGAGCTCAGGCGTTTGGGTGGAGCAGGGGGAGGCCCTTTCTTCTTCCCACGGAGGGCAAACGACTGGCTGCGGTTGACGTTCTTATCCGCCACTCTTGGCCACTGGTTGCGGCCCGGGCGCCGCGTGAGGGTGGCGTACGTACTGACAGCCCCCGTGCCCACATCGTCCTCCTCCGGCTCTCCATCCGACATGGCGTAGCGGTTCAGGCTCTGGGAACGTTTCTTCGGTTTGAACACATCGCTGTTTGGCTCTTGGCCTGGCACCGGGCAGCGGATAATCGGCACAGCGCCCGGCAGTGCCACAGGGTTCAGGCGAGGCCCATTCTCTGGACTAACTCCATTGGTGAGCCCACAATGTGGGTGCAGGTAGGCAAAGCCCTGGTTCCCCGGCACTTGGGAGGTGGGCTTTGACTGTTGTTGTTTGGTGGGCTCTGTTGCTGAGGAGAACGGTTTTTTAACAGGTAGCTGTGGGTACATTAAGGCTGGCACTGTCTTGCCCTTGCTCGGGGTGTGAGGAGGGATGAGGTTTGGGGGCGGATGGAGTGGGTACTGGGAAGGCAACATCTTCACTGGGTTTGCTCCCGGAGCAGCTTTCTGTGCCACGGGTCTCTGGTAATGGTCGCGCCCATCTGGGACATTCCTCTCCTTACTGGGACTGCCTCCCTGGGCAGGGCCCAAACCGTTGGCAACCTCCTGGTGCGGCGCCAGAACGTGAACGGGTGCCCCGTCCCAAGGGCCGGGTAACGAGGTGGTCTTCCCACTgctgccgctgctgctgctgccgtcCCCACTGCCCAGGCTTTCCTGTGACTTGCTGTCAGTCTTGGTCTTGCCCAGCACGTTGTCCTGGGAGTGACCGGACCCTCGGGAGCGAATCCCGATGCTCTCCTGACTCCGGGAGATGGCTCCCACCTGCTTCATTGCCAGGCCGTCCTGACAGTTGTAGCAAGGGTTGGACATGGCAGACTGCAGCTCGTGGCTCAACTCGCTGTCCTGGAAGGTTAGCATCTTTGGCGTTTGAGGAGACTGACATTCTCCGTTCTCCCCTTGTAACGCCTCAATGGTAACAATCTCCAATGCAGCTGGAGCCTTGCGCCTCAGCGTAGCTGTTTTGGCCTCCACTTCCGCCTGGTTTAACGCCTTCTGCACATCCACAAGTTTCTTCACAGCAATCATCATCTTCTTCTGATGTCCTGCAGAGACACAAAGCAGTCACTCTAAAACAGAAGACTCGAAGCAGAAAACCAACAGCACCagccacatgaacacagtgatTATAGAAACCAGAGCcaaggaatactgtggtgagtaactcccctcccgcTCCCCTGTCTGTCATCTACAAAACATCAGTGGAATGGAATACTCCCcgtttgcctggatgggtgcagctccaacaatactcaagaagcttaacagcATAGAGGACATTGGcttcattggcaccacatccacaaccaGTCACGCAACACCagatgatagtccaacaggtttattcggaagcactagcttttggagcgctgctccttcatcaggtggttagaacatagaacatagaacaatacagcacagaacaggcccttcggcccacgatgttgtgccaaacttctaacctagattaagcacccatccatgtacctatccaaatgccgcttaaaggtcgccaatgattctgactctaccactcccacgggcagcgcattccatgcccccaccaccctctgggtaaagaacccacccctgacatctcctctataccttccactcttcaccttaaatttatgtccccttgtaacactctgttgtacccg encodes the following:
- the LOC140463836 gene encoding caskin-2-like isoform X5; this translates as MVDIKDSNGMRPLHYAAWQGKLEPVRLLLRAGAVVNVASQDGQIPLHLAAQYGHYDVSEMLLQHQSNPCIVNKAKKTPLDLACEFGRLKVAQLLLNSNMCVALLEGQSKDSADANFTTPLHLAAKNGHKDIIRLLIKAGIDANKVAKTGTALHEAALCGKTEVVRLLLDAGIDVNIRNTYNQTALDIVNQFTTSQASKEIKQLLREASGILQVRALKDYWNVHDPTSLNIRAGDVIMVLEQHADGRWKGHIHDSQKGTDRVGYFPPSIVEVISRRSGTLTRHASVPPHQRQGFSKSQQSSLTTSQTDDAYQLYQQMYSQTLPAHRTFNHPSYSRNNHNTENNEMCAGDRNSVGSTGSVGSIRSAGSGQSTESGNGHTATTGLENGKAVPPGGDQAHQQVCRGTENSGKQLDQPAGVPRHQNISSYKSGEQGYSQQFIHPDQFLQGKDAEAIFNWLSEFQLQHYTANFINAGYDVPTISRMTPEDLTAIGVTKPGHRKKISTEIGKLSIPEWLPDYRPADLFEWLSAIGLPQYHKKLVDNGYDSINFISEITWEDLQEIGITQLGHQKKMMIAVKKLVDVQKALNQAEVEAKTATLRRKAPAALEIVTIEALQGENGECQSPQTPKMLTFQDSELSHELQSAMSNPCYNCQDGLAMKQVGAISRSQESIGIRSRGSGHSQDNVLGKTKTDSKSQESLGSGDGSSSSGSSGKTTSLPGPWDGAPVHVLAPHQEVANGLGPAQGGSPSKERNVPDGRDHYQRPVAQKAAPGANPVKMLPSQYPLHPPPNLIPPHTPSKGKTVPALMYPQLPVKKPFSSATEPTKQQQSKPTSQVPGNQGFAYLHPHCGLTNGVSPENGPRLNPVALPGAVPIIRCPVPGQEPNSDVFKPKKRSQSLNRYAMSDGEPEEDDVGTGAVSTYATLTRRPGRNQWPRVADKNVNRSQSFALRGKKKGPPPAPPKRLSSVSSCQGQEAEREHIPDSATVTRNAPDLVDGLPVKQEAGEELANGGAGSVRSLAAKLEMNSSPGGHPKAMALLKLSRLEKWENLDSIPKTPDHCGASSVLSKEVMRSHEKVRDSTNRRRTVSEPGVSLEPAVITQTSQPDREEPKSDAEDEAKTMRGDLETSSSSQNSSSECIPFAEEGILTIKQRPKINSGVKEEGNGASAGPANAVTVMAGDTGEGSQAPEGNGTAPIMGPAAKQPELPEFNLTESDTVKRRHKPKEKELMQAPVAVPQPHVLMQGPRYADAQAVNIVDCRPQAKPHSKSDLDDDACVEFRIAEIERSLQSLEKGTKKTLKPPLSPKPALSYLQQTPKQTGPAPVSTRPSLPKGPTKEFSQNPSLLPTSPVSPKSTTARGLPFSRPTGSKLPQAGGNLVTTTTPIQQLGPARTTNPATGKAALTAGVLTKPTAEAPLASLVHQRLEQTSSSLEAALHAVEQKLTHKDSGNDVSVSVESAGNILDDIGSMFDDLADQLDAMLD
- the LOC140463836 gene encoding caskin-2-like isoform X2, with protein sequence MGQTSSCTQTELLGSTKRLNVNYQDSDGFSALHHAALSGSTELISLLLEAQAMVDIKDSNGMRPLHYAAWQGKLEPVRLLLRAGAVVNVASQDGQIPLHLAAQYGHYDVSEMLLQHQSNPCIVNKAKKTPLDLACEFGRLKVAQLLLNSNMCVALLEGQSKDSADANFTTPLHLAAKNGHKDIIRLLIKAGIDANKVAKTGTALHEAALCGKTEVVRLLLDAGIDVNIRNTYNQTALDIVNQFTTSQASKEIKQLLREASGILQVRALKDYWNVHDPTSLNIRAGDVIMVLEQHADGRWKGHIHDSQKGTDRVGYFPPSIVEVISRRSGTLTRHASVPPHQRQGFSKSQQSSLTTSQTDDAYQLYQQMYSQTLPAHRTFNHPSYSRNNHNTENNEMCAGDRNSVGSTGSVGSIRSAGSGQSTESGNGHTATTGLENGKAVPPGGDQAHQQVCRGTENSGKQLDQPAGVPRHQNISSYKSGEQGYSQQFIHPDQFLQGKDAEAIFNWLSEFQLQHYTANFINAGYDVPTISRMTPEDLTAIGVTKPGHRKKISTEIGKLSIPEWLPDYRPADLFEWLSAIGLPQYHKKLVDNGYDSINFISEITWEDLQEIGITQLGHQKKMMIAVKKLVDVQKALNQAEVEAKTATLRRKAPAALEIVTIEALQGENGECQSPQTPKMLTFQDSELSHELQSAMSNPCYNCQDGLAMKQVGAISRSQESIGIRSRGSGHSQDNVLGKTKTDSKSQESLGSGDGSSSSGSSGKTTSLPGPWDGAPVHVLAPHQEVANGLGPAQGGSPSKERNVPDGRDHYQRPVAQKAAPGANPVKMLPSQYPLHPPPNLIPPHTPSKGKTVPALMYPQLPVKKPFSSATEPTKQQQSKPTSQVPGNQGFAYLHPHCGLTNGVSPENGPRLNPVALPGAVPIIRCPVPGQEPNSDVFKPKKRSQSLNRYAMSDGEPEEDDVGTGAVSTYATLTRRPGRNQWPRVADKNVNRSQSFALRGKKKGPPPAPPKRLSSVSSCQGQEAEREHIPDSATVTRNAPDLVDGLPVKQEAGEELANGGAGSVRSLAAKLEMNSSPGGHPKAMALLKLSRLEKWENLDSIPKTPDHCGASSVLSKEVMRSHEKVRDSTNRRRTVSEPGVSLEPAVITQTSQPDREEPKSDAEDEAKTMRGDLETSSSSQNSSSECIPFAEEGILTIKQRPKINSGVKEEGNGASAGPANAVTVMAGDTGEGSQAPEGNGTAPIMGPAAKQPELPEFNLTESDTVKRRHKPKEKELMQAPVAVPQPHVLMQGPRYADAQAVNIVDCRPQAKPHSKSDLDDDACVEFRIAEIERSLQSLEKGTKKTLKPPLSPKPALSYLQQTPKQTGPAPVSTRPSLPKGPTKEFSQNPSLLPTSPVSPKSTTARGLPFSRPTGSKLPQAGGNLVTTTTPIQQLGPARTTNPATGKAALTAGVLTKPTAEAPLASLVHQRLEQTSSSLEAALHAVEQKLTHKDSGNDVSVSVESAGNILDDIGSMFDDLADQLDAMLD
- the LOC140463836 gene encoding caskin-2-like isoform X3 yields the protein MGHLFHCSHLSRINTVAPRTAQKLGIPQFSALHHAALSGSTELISLLLEAQAMVDIKDSNGMRPLHYAAWQGKLEPVRLLLRAGAVVNVASQDGQIPLHLAAQYGHYDVSEMLLQHQSNPCIVNKAKKTPLDLACEFGRLKVAQLLLNSNMCVALLEGQSKDSADANFTTPLHLAAKNGHKDIIRLLIKAGIDANKVAKTGTALHEAALCGKTEVVRLLLDAGIDVNIRNTYNQTALDIVNQFTTSQASKEIKQLLREASGILQVRALKDYWNVHDPTSLNIRAGDVIMVLEQHADGRWKGHIHDSQKGTDRVGYFPPSIVEVISRRSGTLTRHASVPPHQRQGFSKSQQSSLTTSQTDDAYQLYQQMYSQTLPAHRTFNHPSYSRNNHNTENNEMCAGDRNSVGSTGSVGSIRSAGSGQSTESGNGHTATTGLENGKAVPPGGDQAHQQVCRGTENSGKQLDQPAGVPRHQNISSYKSGEQGYSQQFIHPDQFLQGKDAEAIFNWLSEFQLQHYTANFINAGYDVPTISRMTPEDLTAIGVTKPGHRKKISTEIGKLSIPEWLPDYRPADLFEWLSAIGLPQYHKKLVDNGYDSINFISEITWEDLQEIGITQLGHQKKMMIAVKKLVDVQKALNQAEVEAKTATLRRKAPAALEIVTIEALQGENGECQSPQTPKMLTFQDSELSHELQSAMSNPCYNCQDGLAMKQVGAISRSQESIGIRSRGSGHSQDNVLGKTKTDSKSQESLGSGDGSSSSGSSGKTTSLPGPWDGAPVHVLAPHQEVANGLGPAQGGSPSKERNVPDGRDHYQRPVAQKAAPGANPVKMLPSQYPLHPPPNLIPPHTPSKGKTVPALMYPQLPVKKPFSSATEPTKQQQSKPTSQVPGNQGFAYLHPHCGLTNGVSPENGPRLNPVALPGAVPIIRCPVPGQEPNSDVFKPKKRSQSLNRYAMSDGEPEEDDVGTGAVSTYATLTRRPGRNQWPRVADKNVNRSQSFALRGKKKGPPPAPPKRLSSVSSCQGQEAEREHIPDSATVTRNAPDLVDGLPVKQEAGEELANGGAGSVRSLAAKLEMNSSPGGHPKAMALLKLSRLEKWENLDSIPKTPDHCGASSVLSKEVMRSHEKVRDSTNRRRTVSEPGVSLEPAVITQTSQPDREEPKSDAEDEAKTMRGDLETSSSSQNSSSECIPFAEEGILTIKQRPKINSGVKEEGNGASAGPANAVTVMAGDTGEGSQAPEGNGTAPIMGPAAKQPELPEFNLTESDTVKRRHKPKEKELMQAPVAVPQPHVLMQGPRYADAQAVNIVDCRPQAKPHSKSDLDDDACVEFRIAEIERSLQSLEKGTKKTLKPPLSPKPALSYLQQTPKQTGPAPVSTRPSLPKGPTKEFSQNPSLLPTSPVSPKSTTARGLPFSRPTGSKLPQAGGNLVTTTTPIQQLGPARTTNPATGKAALTAGVLTKPTAEAPLASLVHQRLEQTSSSLEAALHAVEQKLTHKDSGNDVSVSVESAGNILDDIGSMFDDLADQLDAMLD
- the LOC140463836 gene encoding caskin-2-like isoform X1, coding for MGREQELVQAVKNGDVSSTQKLLAKIKATKSKLLGSTKRLNVNYQDSDGFSALHHAALSGSTELISLLLEAQAMVDIKDSNGMRPLHYAAWQGKLEPVRLLLRAGAVVNVASQDGQIPLHLAAQYGHYDVSEMLLQHQSNPCIVNKAKKTPLDLACEFGRLKVAQLLLNSNMCVALLEGQSKDSADANFTTPLHLAAKNGHKDIIRLLIKAGIDANKVAKTGTALHEAALCGKTEVVRLLLDAGIDVNIRNTYNQTALDIVNQFTTSQASKEIKQLLREASGILQVRALKDYWNVHDPTSLNIRAGDVIMVLEQHADGRWKGHIHDSQKGTDRVGYFPPSIVEVISRRSGTLTRHASVPPHQRQGFSKSQQSSLTTSQTDDAYQLYQQMYSQTLPAHRTFNHPSYSRNNHNTENNEMCAGDRNSVGSTGSVGSIRSAGSGQSTESGNGHTATTGLENGKAVPPGGDQAHQQVCRGTENSGKQLDQPAGVPRHQNISSYKSGEQGYSQQFIHPDQFLQGKDAEAIFNWLSEFQLQHYTANFINAGYDVPTISRMTPEDLTAIGVTKPGHRKKISTEIGKLSIPEWLPDYRPADLFEWLSAIGLPQYHKKLVDNGYDSINFISEITWEDLQEIGITQLGHQKKMMIAVKKLVDVQKALNQAEVEAKTATLRRKAPAALEIVTIEALQGENGECQSPQTPKMLTFQDSELSHELQSAMSNPCYNCQDGLAMKQVGAISRSQESIGIRSRGSGHSQDNVLGKTKTDSKSQESLGSGDGSSSSGSSGKTTSLPGPWDGAPVHVLAPHQEVANGLGPAQGGSPSKERNVPDGRDHYQRPVAQKAAPGANPVKMLPSQYPLHPPPNLIPPHTPSKGKTVPALMYPQLPVKKPFSSATEPTKQQQSKPTSQVPGNQGFAYLHPHCGLTNGVSPENGPRLNPVALPGAVPIIRCPVPGQEPNSDVFKPKKRSQSLNRYAMSDGEPEEDDVGTGAVSTYATLTRRPGRNQWPRVADKNVNRSQSFALRGKKKGPPPAPPKRLSSVSSCQGQEAEREHIPDSATVTRNAPDLVDGLPVKQEAGEELANGGAGSVRSLAAKLEMNSSPGGHPKAMALLKLSRLEKWENLDSIPKTPDHCGASSVLSKEVMRSHEKVRDSTNRRRTVSEPGVSLEPAVITQTSQPDREEPKSDAEDEAKTMRGDLETSSSSQNSSSECIPFAEEGILTIKQRPKINSGVKEEGNGASAGPANAVTVMAGDTGEGSQAPEGNGTAPIMGPAAKQPELPEFNLTESDTVKRRHKPKEKELMQAPVAVPQPHVLMQGPRYADAQAVNIVDCRPQAKPHSKSDLDDDACVEFRIAEIERSLQSLEKGTKKTLKPPLSPKPALSYLQQTPKQTGPAPVSTRPSLPKGPTKEFSQNPSLLPTSPVSPKSTTARGLPFSRPTGSKLPQAGGNLVTTTTPIQQLGPARTTNPATGKAALTAGVLTKPTAEAPLASLVHQRLEQTSSSLEAALHAVEQKLTHKDSGNDVSVSVESAGNILDDIGSMFDDLADQLDAMLD
- the LOC140463836 gene encoding caskin-2-like isoform X4 is translated as MLLQHQSNPCIVNKAKKTPLDLACEFGRLKVAQLLLNSNMCVALLEGQSKDSADANFTTPLHLAAKNGHKDIIRLLIKAGIDANKVAKTGTALHEAALCGKTEVVRLLLDAGIDVNIRNTYNQTALDIVNQFTTSQASKEIKQLLREASGILQVRALKDYWNVHDPTSLNIRAGDVIMVLEQHADGRWKGHIHDSQKGTDRVGYFPPSIVEVISRRSGTLTRHASVPPHQRQGFSKSQQSSLTTSQTDDAYQLYQQMYSQTLPAHRTFNHPSYSRNNHNTENNEMCAGDRNSVGSTGSVGSIRSAGSGQSTESGNGHTATTGLENGKAVPPGGDQAHQQVCRGTENSGKQLDQPAGVPRHQNISSYKSGEQGYSQQFIHPDQFLQGKDAEAIFNWLSEFQLQHYTANFINAGYDVPTISRMTPEDLTAIGVTKPGHRKKISTEIGKLSIPEWLPDYRPADLFEWLSAIGLPQYHKKLVDNGYDSINFISEITWEDLQEIGITQLGHQKKMMIAVKKLVDVQKALNQAEVEAKTATLRRKAPAALEIVTIEALQGENGECQSPQTPKMLTFQDSELSHELQSAMSNPCYNCQDGLAMKQVGAISRSQESIGIRSRGSGHSQDNVLGKTKTDSKSQESLGSGDGSSSSGSSGKTTSLPGPWDGAPVHVLAPHQEVANGLGPAQGGSPSKERNVPDGRDHYQRPVAQKAAPGANPVKMLPSQYPLHPPPNLIPPHTPSKGKTVPALMYPQLPVKKPFSSATEPTKQQQSKPTSQVPGNQGFAYLHPHCGLTNGVSPENGPRLNPVALPGAVPIIRCPVPGQEPNSDVFKPKKRSQSLNRYAMSDGEPEEDDVGTGAVSTYATLTRRPGRNQWPRVADKNVNRSQSFALRGKKKGPPPAPPKRLSSVSSCQGQEAEREHIPDSATVTRNAPDLVDGLPVKQEAGEELANGGAGSVRSLAAKLEMNSSPGGHPKAMALLKLSRLEKWENLDSIPKTPDHCGASSVLSKEVMRSHEKVRDSTNRRRTVSEPGVSLEPAVITQTSQPDREEPKSDAEDEAKTMRGDLETSSSSQNSSSECIPFAEEGILTIKQRPKINSGVKEEGNGASAGPANAVTVMAGDTGEGSQAPEGNGTAPIMGPAAKQPELPEFNLTESDTVKRRHKPKEKELMQAPVAVPQPHVLMQGPRYADAQAVNIVDCRPQAKPHSKSDLDDDACVEFRIAEIERSLQSLEKGTKKTLKPPLSPKPALSYLQQTPKQTGPAPVSTRPSLPKGPTKEFSQNPSLLPTSPVSPKSTTARGLPFSRPTGSKLPQAGGNLVTTTTPIQQLGPARTTNPATGKAALTAGVLTKPTAEAPLASLVHQRLEQTSSSLEAALHAVEQKLTHKDSGNDVSVSVESAGNILDDIGSMFDDLADQLDAMLD